From Plectropomus leopardus isolate mb chromosome 4, YSFRI_Pleo_2.0, whole genome shotgun sequence, the proteins below share one genomic window:
- the LOC121942464 gene encoding zinc finger protein OZF-like yields MGPDTASVPKTEPSEENPAEVVVKVISESDSNDASTSTEPESSKRPENNISDKCYPCSVCGKTFDRPSKLERHKPVHTRKPKTVHQCQHCDKIFTQEEKLIRHQSCHNRTNLHPCPDCGKVFNRPSKLERHRRTHAKKPKVPHQCSYCMKTFSKLNKLVRHQRMHTGEKPFTCSVCGKGFSEAGHCKAHEKTHEEQPDKPHCCADCGMCFFKASELRRHFRSHTGEKPFRCSLCESCFSRSEGLKRHMRSHTGERPFKCIICAKGFYSRQDLNIHGLTHSGEKPHLCPVCGKGFSQLGNMKEHEQNVHIKSEKYICNECGATFTRYKSLTKHQRTHTGERPYLCLTCGRRFSWSHSLSRHRRTHTHRQMAMDTSKDILSFEGPSEKPSS; encoded by the exons ATGGGCCCAGACACTGCATCAGTCCCTAAAACAGAACCTTCAGAGGAAA ATCCAGCCGAAGTCGTCGTAAAGGTAATCTCAGAATCAGATTCCAACGATGCTTCAACCTCCACTGAGCCTGAGAGCTCCAAACGGCCTGAGAATaacatttcagacaaatgtTACCCCTGCTCCGTCTGTGGCAAGACATTTGACAGACCATCAAAGCTAGAGAGGCATAAACCTGTCCACACGAGGAAGCCAAAGACGGTTCATCAGTGTCAGCACTGTGACAAGATTTTCACGCAGGAAGAGAAGCTGATCCGACATCAGAGCTGCCACAACCGGACTAACCTGCACCCCTGTCCCGACTGTGGGAAAGTGTTCAACAGGCCTTCAAAGTTAGAGAGACATAGGCGCACCCACGCCAAGAAACCCAAGGTGCCTCATCAGTGTTCGTACTGCATGAAGACGTTCAGTAAGCTGAACAAACTTGTCCGTCACCAGCGGATGCACACCGGGGAGAAACCTTTCACCTGCTCGGTCTGCGGAAAAGGATTCTCCGAGGCGGGTCACTGCAAAGCGCACGAAAAGACGCACGAGGAGCAGCCAGACAAACCTCACTGCTGCGCCGACTGCGGAATGTGTTTCTTCAAGGCGTCAGAGCTCCGTCGGCACTTCCGCtcccacacaggagagaaacctttccGATGCAGCCTGTGTGAGAGCTGCTTCTCCCGCTCAGAGGGACTAAAAAGACACATGAGGAGCCACACAGGGGAAAGACCGTTCAAATGCATCATCTGCgctaaaggattttattctcgACAGGATTTGAATATTCACGGATTGACCCACTCGGGAGAGAAACCACATCTTTGCCCTGTGTGCGGTAAAGGTTTCTCACAGCTGGGCAACATGAAAGAACACGAGCAGAACGTTCATATTAAGTCCGAGAAGTATATTTGCAATGAATGCGGGGCGACCTTCACACGGTACAAGTCACTGACAAAACATCAGcggacacacacaggagaacgACCCTATCTGTGTCTCACTTGCGGTCGCCGATTTTCATGGAGCCATTCTCTTAGCAGACACCGgaggactcacacacacagacagatggcTATGGACACGTCTAAAGACATATTGAGTTTTGAAGGACCCTCTGAGAAACCTAGCagttga